A genomic window from Salvelinus namaycush isolate Seneca chromosome 21, SaNama_1.0, whole genome shotgun sequence includes:
- the LOC120065816 gene encoding mesoderm posterior protein 1-like, translated as MGLLVIENDKILLKAGNAGEHLLDSDGFLKLSCPSSDSGYYSACSSLSPASSIDSFCLSPPCLQWGGGQEKDDSNASGCISHVAKRKRIEKLPAQEKRSRSKFPGKKRESASEREKLRMRDLTKALNHLRTYLPPSVAPAGQTLTKIETLRLTIRYISHLSAQLELSEKEPCLKREMETTPRQYMPQCPQGSSMSGQWYQERLQGNIQSNDQYCLPLVTSCTNNTEPQPDYLTSAVSYQDMTLYPMYNQVFQSDIKSIDMAYYQ; from the exons ATGGGACTATTGGTCATTGAGAATGATAAGATTCTGCTGAAGGCCGGCAAT GCTGGAGAGCATCTGCTGGACAGTGATGGCTTTCTGAAGCTGAGCTGTCCCAGCTCCGACTCTGGTTATTACAGTGCCTGTAGTAGCCTgtcacctgcctcttccattgactccttctgcctctctcccccttgtttaCAGTGGGGAGGTGGTCAGGAGAAAGACGATTCCAACGCTTCAGGCTGCATCAGCCATGTTGCCAAAAGAAAGAGGATAGAAAAACTCCCAGCTCAGGAGAAGAGGTCTAGGTCCAAGTTCCCTGGGAAGAAGCGGGAGAGCGCCAGCGAGAGGGAGAAGCTGAGGATGAGAGACCTGACCAAAGCCCTCAACCACCTCAGGACCTACCTGCCCCCCTCTGTGGCTCCGGCTGGACAGACTCTGACCAAGATCGAGACCCTGCGCCTCACCATCAGGTACATCTCCCACCTTTCAGCCCAGCTAGAGCTCAGCGAGAAGGAGCCATGCCTGAAAAGAGAGATGGAAACCACACCACGCCAGTATATGCCACAATGCCCTCAGGGAAGCTCCATGTCTGGACAATGGTATCAGGAGAGACTACAGGGGAACATCCAGAGCAATGATCAATACTGTCTGCCACTGGTCACATCATGTACCAACAACACAGAGCCACAACCAGACTACCTGACGTCAGCAGTCTCCTATCAGGACATGACCTTATATCCG ATGTACAACCAGGTGTTCCAAAGTGACATCAAGTCAATTGATATGGCCTACTACCAATAA
- the LOC120065817 gene encoding mesogenin-1-like, whose product MDISAPLLSNYGVGVQYHWSYPSSDSEFYNVSSPETCILSPSAYMDFSSSCLPRGTATEPHRSTHSGGAKASASPSSSDEGGLSGGRIRKNRSKNPSKQRQSASEKEKLRMRDLTKALNHLRTYLPPSVAPAGQTLTKIETLRLTIGYISHLSAQLELSEEAVCQRKELNLNVSGHHVSPQQDSVGLCQFNTSSSGYCWATPTYPLHNTGMERHPLSSEMDTCAYDNSFNSSMDSLLESPEYAEAAQSCQFHNHCNPHSRGGKGRGAK is encoded by the exons atggatATCTCTGCCCCTCTTCTCAGCAACTATGGTGTTGGTGTTCAGTACCACTGGAGTTATCCCAGTTCGGACTCTGAGTTCTATAACGTCTCCTCTCCAGAGACCTGTATCCTCTCCCCTTCTGCCTATATGGACTTCTCATCCTCCTGCCTGCCTCGGGGGACCGCCACAGAACCTCACAGGTCCACACACTCTGGAGGAGCCAAGGCATCCGCTTCACCATCCTCCAGCGACGAGGGAGGACTCTCTGGAGGGAGGATTAGAAAGAACCGCTCCAAGAACCCCAGCAAGCAGAGACAGAGTGCCAGCGAGAAGGAGAAGCTGAGGATGAGAGACCTGACCAAAGCCCTCAACCACCTCAGGACCTACCTGCCCCCCTCTGTGGCTCCGGCTGGACAGACTCTGACCAAGATCGAAACCCTGCGCCTCACCATCGGCTACATCTCCCACCTGTCGGCCCAGCTAGAGCTCAGCGAGGAGGctgtgtgtcagaggaaggagcTGAACCTTAACGTGTCGGGACACCACGTATCACCTCAACAAGACTCTGTGGGCCTGTGCCAGTTCAACACCTCCTCCTCAGGGTACTGCTGGG CTACGCCCACGTACCCGCTCCACAacactggaatggagagacacCCACTCAGCAGTGAGATGGACACGTGTGCTTACGACAACAGCTTCAACTCCAGTATGGATTCGCTGTTGGAATCGCCAGAGTACGCAGAGGCTGCACAGTCATGTCAG TTCCACAACCACTGCAATCCACACTCCCGGGGTGGGAAAGGTAGAGGTGCCAAATAG